A portion of the Pseudomonas protegens CHA0 genome contains these proteins:
- a CDS encoding triphosphoribosyl-dephospho-CoA synthase, producing the protein MHAFNLQSPTPSLAERLADLAVDALIDEADLSPKPALVDRRGNGAHTDLHLGLMHASALSLWPAFKEMADAALLLGEVGLPLREALGRIGREGEQAMLATTGGVNTHRGAIWALGLLVAAAALEPQATSAGSVALRAARLALLEDRYAPRPLSHGAQVALRYGVRGAREEAQQGFPAVLQLGLPQLKRSRAQGHGEQNARLDALLAIMSRLADTCVLYRAGELGLQAMQQGARAVLDAGGSATLAGRRRLHELDLQLLTLNASPGGAADLLAASLLLDRIESGDAVNQGAN; encoded by the coding sequence ATGCACGCATTCAACCTGCAATCACCCACCCCGAGCCTGGCCGAGCGCCTGGCGGACCTGGCGGTGGACGCGCTGATCGACGAGGCCGACCTGTCGCCCAAGCCGGCCCTGGTGGACCGCCGTGGCAATGGCGCCCACACCGACCTGCACCTGGGCCTGATGCATGCCTCGGCGCTGTCGCTGTGGCCGGCCTTCAAGGAAATGGCCGACGCTGCCCTGCTGCTCGGGGAAGTGGGCCTGCCCCTGCGTGAAGCCCTGGGGCGCATTGGCCGAGAAGGCGAGCAGGCCATGCTCGCCACCACTGGTGGGGTGAATACCCATCGCGGGGCGATCTGGGCCCTGGGGCTGCTGGTGGCCGCCGCCGCGCTGGAACCTCAAGCCACGAGTGCCGGCAGTGTCGCGCTGCGGGCCGCGCGCCTGGCCTTGCTCGAAGACCGTTATGCACCACGCCCCTTGAGCCATGGCGCCCAGGTGGCGCTGCGCTACGGCGTGCGCGGTGCCCGCGAAGAAGCCCAGCAAGGCTTTCCCGCCGTGCTGCAACTGGGGCTGCCGCAGCTCAAGCGCAGCCGCGCCCAGGGCCATGGCGAACAGAATGCCCGGCTCGATGCCTTGCTGGCGATCATGAGCCGGCTGGCGGACACCTGCGTGCTCTATCGCGCCGGTGAGCTGGGCCTGCAGGCCATGCAGCAGGGGGCCCGGGCGGTGCTCGATGCTGGTGGCAGCGCCACCCTGGCCGGGCGTCGTCGCCTGCATGAACTGGATCTGCAACTACTGACCTTGAATGCCTCGCCCGGCGGCGCTGCCGACTTGCTGGCGGCCAGCCTGCTGCTGGACCGGATCGAATCCGGCGATGCTGTTAACCAGGGAGCGAACTGA
- the madL gene encoding malonate transporter subunit MadL yields the protein MIIYGVALLAICTLAGVIIGDMLGVLLGVKSNVGGVGIAMILLICARLWMHRHGGMTKDCEMGVGFWGAMYIPVVVAMAAQQNVVTALHGGPVAVLAAIGSVVLCGCTIALISRTHKGEPLPAEPLEPGVKAAPAGGR from the coding sequence ATGATTATCTACGGTGTGGCATTGCTGGCGATCTGTACGCTAGCGGGTGTGATTATCGGCGACATGCTCGGCGTGTTGCTGGGGGTGAAATCCAATGTCGGCGGAGTCGGCATCGCCATGATCCTGCTGATCTGCGCCCGTTTGTGGATGCACAGGCACGGCGGCATGACCAAGGATTGCGAGATGGGCGTGGGTTTCTGGGGCGCCATGTACATTCCGGTGGTGGTGGCCATGGCCGCCCAGCAGAACGTGGTGACGGCGCTGCACGGCGGGCCGGTGGCGGTGCTGGCGGCCATCGGTTCGGTGGTGCTCTGCGGATGCACCATCGCCCTTATCAGCCGCACCCACAAGGGCGAGCCACTGCCGGCCGAGCCGCTGGAGCCGGGTGTGAAAGCCGCACCGGCAGGAGGGCGCTGA
- the mdcE gene encoding biotin-independent malonate decarboxylase subunit gamma, whose amino-acid sequence MTASSLRGLNWFDALSGDATPVSGLPPSLKVADGQLDGQPARFIAVVPDPDNRFPRARQGEVGLLEGWGLAKAVDEVIRADQDQEHKRALIAIVDVPSQAYGRREEALGIHQALAGAADSYARARLAGHPVIALLVGKAMSGAFLAHGYQANRLIALRDPGVMVHAMGKASAARVTLRSVEELEALAASVPPMAYDIDSYAGLGLLWETLSVRQIEQPTAEDLARVNQCLLAAIADVRAKGVDLGSRLGAVNRAASSRVRQLLREQW is encoded by the coding sequence ATGACTGCTAGTTCCCTGCGGGGCCTGAACTGGTTCGACGCCTTGAGTGGCGATGCAACCCCCGTGAGCGGCCTGCCACCTTCCTTGAAGGTTGCCGACGGCCAGTTGGACGGGCAGCCGGCGCGCTTCATTGCGGTAGTGCCTGACCCCGACAACCGTTTTCCCCGCGCCCGTCAGGGCGAGGTCGGCCTGCTGGAAGGCTGGGGGCTGGCCAAGGCAGTGGATGAGGTGATCCGCGCCGATCAGGACCAGGAGCACAAGCGGGCGCTGATCGCCATTGTCGATGTGCCGAGCCAGGCCTATGGCCGGCGCGAAGAGGCGCTGGGCATTCATCAGGCCCTGGCGGGCGCCGCCGACAGCTATGCCCGGGCCCGCCTGGCCGGGCACCCGGTGATCGCCCTGCTGGTGGGCAAGGCCATGTCCGGGGCCTTTCTGGCCCATGGGTATCAGGCCAACCGCTTGATCGCCCTGCGTGACCCGGGGGTGATGGTGCACGCCATGGGCAAGGCCTCGGCGGCGCGGGTGACCCTGCGCAGCGTCGAGGAGCTGGAAGCCCTGGCCGCCAGCGTGCCGCCCATGGCCTATGACATCGACAGCTACGCGGGCCTGGGCCTGCTGTGGGAAACCCTGTCGGTGCGGCAGATTGAGCAGCCGACGGCGGAGGATCTGGCCCGGGTCAATCAATGCCTGTTGGCGGCGATTGCCGATGTGCGGGCCAAGGGCGTCGACCTCGGCAGCCGTCTGGGCGCGGTGAACCGGGCGGCGTCGAGCCGAGTCCGGCAGTTGCTGCGGGAGCAGTGGTGA
- the trhA gene encoding PAQR family membrane homeostasis protein TrhA, translating to MYHGERFNAWTHLLGAIAAFIGGIWLVVLASLDGSPWKIVSVAIYSFTLLVLYSVSTVYHSVRGRAKNIMQKVDHFSIYLLIAGSYTPFCLVTLRGPWGWTLFGIVWGLALIGILQEIKPRSEARILSIVIYAVMGWIVLVAVKPLLAALGPAGFAWLATGGVLYTVGIIFFALDSRLRHAHGIWHLFVIAGSLLHFVAILFYVL from the coding sequence ATGTATCACGGAGAAAGATTCAACGCCTGGACCCACCTGCTGGGGGCAATCGCGGCGTTTATCGGCGGCATCTGGCTGGTGGTGCTGGCCAGCCTGGATGGCAGCCCGTGGAAGATCGTCAGCGTGGCGATCTATTCCTTCACCTTGCTGGTGCTCTACAGCGTGTCCACGGTCTATCACAGCGTGCGCGGACGGGCGAAGAACATCATGCAGAAGGTTGATCATTTTTCGATCTACCTGCTGATTGCCGGCAGTTACACGCCGTTCTGCCTGGTGACCCTGCGCGGGCCCTGGGGCTGGACCCTGTTCGGCATCGTCTGGGGGCTGGCGCTGATCGGCATCCTCCAGGAGATCAAGCCGCGCTCGGAGGCGCGGATTCTCTCCATCGTGATCTACGCGGTGATGGGCTGGATCGTCCTGGTGGCGGTCAAGCCGCTGCTGGCGGCCCTGGGGCCAGCCGGCTTCGCCTGGCTGGCCACGGGCGGGGTGCTGTACACCGTGGGCATCATCTTCTTTGCCCTCGACAGCCGCCTGCGCCATGCCCACGGCATCTGGCACCTGTTCGTGATCGCCGGCAGCCTGCTGCATTTCGTCGCGATCCTGTTCTACGTCCTGTAG
- a CDS encoding malonate decarboxylase holo-ACP synthase produces the protein MSGCGPWLPHDLLWGMTPAQLPGDAPAWAHAVLEAGQPVVVRRALTAPGQVAVGLRGVSREQRYPALLDLQAVQRGVRPEQLCHVPPQGPWPALQALQHLRDELDAQEWIWGVSGSAGFELASGVAALHQHSDLDLILRTPEPLPRARARELLALLDGAGCPVDMQLQVPGGALALREWAGPAARVLLKSASGARLVSDPWNPQEQAA, from the coding sequence GTGAGCGGGTGCGGCCCCTGGCTGCCCCACGACCTGCTGTGGGGCATGACCCCGGCGCAGTTGCCGGGCGATGCGCCGGCCTGGGCCCATGCGGTGCTGGAGGCCGGGCAGCCGGTGGTGGTGCGCCGGGCCCTGACTGCACCGGGGCAGGTTGCGGTGGGTTTGCGCGGTGTTTCCCGGGAACAGCGCTATCCGGCGCTGCTGGATCTGCAAGCCGTGCAGCGCGGGGTGCGCCCCGAGCAGCTGTGTCATGTACCGCCCCAGGGCCCATGGCCGGCGTTGCAGGCGTTGCAGCACTTGCGCGATGAACTGGATGCCCAGGAGTGGATCTGGGGCGTGAGTGGCAGTGCCGGTTTCGAGCTGGCGAGCGGCGTGGCGGCCTTGCATCAGCACAGCGACCTGGACCTGATCCTGCGTACCCCGGAGCCTCTGCCACGGGCCCGGGCCCGTGAATTGCTGGCGCTGCTGGACGGCGCCGGTTGCCCGGTGGATATGCAATTGCAGGTGCCCGGCGGCGCCCTGGCCCTGCGCGAATGGGCCGGGCCGGCTGCCCGGGTTCTGCTCAAGAGCGCCAGTGGCGCGCGCCTGGTCAGCGACCCCTGGAACCCTCAGGAGCAGGCGGCATGA
- a CDS encoding biotin-independent malonate decarboxylase subunit beta — protein MTDSARLLNKHSFVELGARQRARALLDAGSFRELLDPFQRVMSPWLERQGVVPQADDGVVIAKGSIAGSPVVIAAIEGAFQGGSLGEVGGAKIAGALELAAEDNRNGIPTRAVLLLETGGVRLQEANLGLAAIADIHAAIVDLRQYQPVVGVVAGSVGCFGGMSIAAGLCSYLLVTQEARLGLNGPQVIEQEAGLEEYDSRDRPFIWSLTGGEQRFASGLVDRYVADDVALIQAQVRELLALGLPSRQRSREAELYLQRLSRLNTTPQIDAATVRDLYQGDRP, from the coding sequence ATGACTGACAGCGCACGCTTGTTGAACAAGCACAGCTTCGTCGAGCTGGGTGCTCGGCAGCGGGCCCGGGCACTCCTGGATGCCGGCAGCTTTCGTGAGTTGCTGGACCCGTTCCAGCGGGTCATGTCGCCCTGGCTGGAGCGCCAGGGCGTAGTGCCCCAGGCTGATGACGGGGTGGTGATCGCCAAGGGCAGCATCGCGGGTTCGCCGGTGGTGATTGCTGCCATCGAAGGCGCTTTCCAGGGCGGCAGCCTCGGTGAAGTGGGGGGGGCGAAGATTGCCGGCGCCCTGGAGCTGGCCGCCGAGGACAACCGCAACGGCATCCCGACCCGCGCCGTGTTGCTGCTGGAAACCGGCGGCGTGCGCCTGCAGGAAGCCAACCTCGGGCTGGCGGCGATTGCCGACATTCATGCGGCGATTGTCGACCTGCGCCAGTACCAGCCGGTGGTCGGCGTGGTGGCCGGCAGCGTCGGCTGCTTTGGCGGCATGTCGATTGCCGCCGGTTTGTGCAGTTATCTGCTGGTCACCCAGGAAGCGCGCCTGGGGCTCAACGGCCCGCAGGTGATCGAGCAGGAAGCGGGCCTTGAGGAATACGACTCCCGGGACCGGCCTTTCATCTGGAGCCTGACCGGCGGCGAGCAGCGTTTCGCCAGTGGCTTGGTGGACCGCTACGTGGCTGACGATGTGGCACTGATCCAGGCCCAGGTCCGTGAGCTGCTGGCCCTGGGCTTGCCGTCGCGGCAACGCAGCCGCGAGGCCGAGCTGTACCTGCAACGTCTGTCCCGCCTGAACACGACGCCGCAAATCGATGCGGCGACGGTGCGCGACCTGTATCAAGGAGACCGCCCATGA
- a CDS encoding malonate decarboxylase subunit delta, which yields METLSFEFPAGQPGRGRALVGCVGSGDLEVLLEPGQPGKLSIQVQTSVNGSASRWQHLFERMFDGQTPPALLIDIHDFGATPGVVRLRLEQGFEEIGHD from the coding sequence ATGGAAACCTTGTCCTTTGAATTCCCCGCCGGCCAGCCCGGCCGTGGCCGCGCCCTGGTGGGCTGTGTCGGCTCCGGCGACCTGGAAGTGCTGCTGGAGCCGGGGCAGCCCGGCAAATTGAGCATCCAGGTACAGACCTCGGTAAACGGCAGCGCATCGCGCTGGCAGCACCTGTTCGAGCGCATGTTCGACGGCCAGACGCCGCCGGCGCTGTTGATCGACATCCATGATTTCGGCGCCACCCCCGGGGTGGTGCGCCTGCGCCTGGAGCAGGGCTTCGAGGAGATCGGCCATGACTGA
- the madM gene encoding malonate transporter subunit MadM — translation MWDLIEKGLEHNGLVTAFAFVGVIMWVSVLLSKRLTFGRVHGSAIAIVIGLVLAWVGGTLTGGQKGLADLALFSGIGLMGGAMLRDFAIVATAFEVQATEARKAGMIGAVALLLGTVLPFIVGASIAWAFGYRDAVSMTTIGAGAVTYIVGPVTGAAIGASSDVVALSIATGLIKAILVMVGTPMAARWMGLDNPRSAMVFGGLAGTVSGVTAGLAATDRRLVPYGALTATFHTGLGCLLGPSLLFFIVRGLVG, via the coding sequence ATGTGGGATCTGATCGAGAAAGGCCTGGAGCACAACGGTCTGGTCACCGCCTTCGCCTTCGTCGGAGTGATCATGTGGGTCTCGGTGCTGCTGTCCAAGCGCCTGACGTTCGGCCGGGTACACGGATCGGCCATTGCCATTGTCATCGGCCTGGTCCTGGCCTGGGTTGGCGGCACCCTGACCGGTGGTCAGAAGGGCCTGGCGGACCTGGCCCTGTTTTCCGGCATCGGCCTGATGGGGGGCGCCATGCTGCGGGACTTCGCCATCGTCGCCACGGCCTTTGAAGTACAGGCCACCGAGGCGCGCAAGGCCGGGATGATCGGTGCCGTGGCGCTGCTGCTGGGTACGGTACTGCCGTTCATTGTCGGCGCGAGCATCGCCTGGGCCTTCGGCTATCGCGATGCGGTGAGCATGACCACCATTGGTGCCGGCGCGGTGACTTATATCGTCGGCCCGGTGACCGGCGCAGCCATTGGTGCCAGCTCCGACGTGGTGGCCCTGTCGATTGCCACGGGCCTGATCAAGGCGATCCTGGTGATGGTGGGTACGCCCATGGCCGCGCGCTGGATGGGCCTGGACAATCCGCGTTCGGCGATGGTCTTCGGTGGCCTGGCCGGCACCGTCAGCGGCGTGACCGCGGGGCTGGCAGCCACGGACCGGCGGCTGGTGCCCTACGGCGCCCTGACCGCCACCTTCCACACCGGGCTGGGCTGCCTGCTGGGGCCATCGCTGCTGTTCTTCATCGTCCGCGGCCTGGTGGGCTAA
- a CDS encoding LysR substrate-binding domain-containing protein — protein MLIDEELTLKKLEVFLAFMRTGNLARAAAELQTSNVSVHRAIHSLENALRCPLFKHEGRNLTPLESAFVLEERAQKLVQDVVESVRLTREAAGFSAERFKLGALYSLTVKTVPQLIMGLKLRRSELNIDLILGSNIDLLYKLKNMEVDAILISLDDSAHDPDCEQLPLFSDDIFLATPADSPFAQQSEVDLADVRDATFITLTQGFATHQDGVRVFKQAGFEPKVAMQVNDIFTLLSMVSSGVGYALLPGRIAAVYENRVKLIPLQARYRLQQHIGVVFLKAKERDPNLLALLAECRMYANRQTP, from the coding sequence ATGCTCATCGACGAAGAGTTGACCCTGAAAAAGCTCGAAGTGTTTCTGGCCTTCATGCGCACCGGCAACCTGGCCCGCGCCGCCGCCGAGTTGCAGACCAGCAATGTCAGCGTGCACCGGGCCATCCACTCCCTGGAAAATGCCCTGCGCTGCCCGCTGTTCAAGCATGAAGGGCGCAACCTGACGCCCCTGGAAAGCGCCTTCGTCCTGGAGGAACGGGCACAGAAGCTGGTGCAGGACGTGGTCGAGAGCGTGCGCCTGACCCGCGAAGCGGCGGGCTTTTCAGCAGAACGCTTCAAGCTCGGCGCACTTTACTCGCTGACGGTGAAAACCGTGCCGCAGTTGATCATGGGCCTCAAGCTGCGCCGCAGCGAGCTGAACATCGACCTGATCCTGGGCTCCAACATCGACCTGCTGTACAAGCTCAAGAACATGGAAGTGGACGCCATCCTGATTTCCCTGGACGACAGCGCCCATGACCCGGACTGCGAGCAACTGCCGTTGTTTTCCGATGACATTTTTCTCGCCACCCCCGCCGATTCGCCCTTTGCCCAGCAGAGCGAAGTGGACCTGGCCGACGTGCGCGACGCCACCTTCATCACCCTGACCCAGGGCTTTGCCACCCATCAGGACGGGGTGCGAGTGTTCAAGCAGGCGGGGTTCGAACCCAAGGTGGCGATGCAGGTCAACGACATCTTCACCCTGCTGAGCATGGTCAGCTCCGGGGTCGGTTATGCGTTGCTGCCGGGGAGGATCGCGGCGGTGTATGAGAACCGCGTGAAACTGATACCGCTGCAGGCGCGCTACCGCCTGCAGCAGCATATCGGCGTGGTGTTTCTCAAGGCCAAGGAGCGCGACCCGAACCTGTTGGCGCTGCTGGCCGAATGCCGGATGTACGCCAACCGCCAAACCCCCTAG
- the mdcH gene encoding malonate decarboxylase subunit epsilon, whose amino-acid sequence MSSLLVFPGQGAQQPGMLQRLAQSPQARACLQEASDVLGQDVLTLDSPQALASTRAVQLCLLIAGVAAARTLLQPDTRVNYVAGLSIGAYPAAVVAGALEFADALRLVSLRGELMQQAYPQGYGMTALIGLELAAVEGLLAQVHSPQRPVYLANINADNQVVIAGSDAAMHAVAELARGCGVGVAKRLAVSVPSHCPLLEQPAQALAAAFAEVPLQLPKLGYLSGSRARLMRSVEALRDDLAFNMCRVVDWRGTVQSAYERGVRLQVELPPGAVLTGLARRVFAQGTVIAFDGARLDTLQALLSEEGSRDR is encoded by the coding sequence ATGAGCAGCCTGCTGGTGTTTCCGGGCCAGGGCGCGCAGCAGCCGGGGATGCTCCAGCGTCTGGCGCAAAGCCCGCAAGCGCGGGCCTGCCTGCAAGAGGCCAGCGATGTGTTGGGGCAGGACGTACTGACGCTGGATTCACCCCAAGCCCTGGCCAGCACCCGGGCGGTGCAGCTGTGCCTGCTGATCGCCGGCGTGGCGGCGGCGCGCACTCTGTTGCAGCCCGATACTCGGGTGAACTACGTGGCGGGCCTGTCCATCGGCGCCTATCCGGCGGCGGTGGTGGCCGGGGCCCTGGAGTTTGCCGACGCCTTGCGCCTGGTGAGCCTGCGGGGTGAGTTGATGCAGCAGGCTTATCCACAGGGCTATGGCATGACCGCATTGATCGGCCTGGAACTGGCGGCGGTGGAAGGGCTGCTGGCCCAGGTCCACAGCCCGCAGAGGCCGGTGTACCTGGCCAATATCAACGCTGACAACCAGGTGGTGATCGCCGGCAGCGATGCCGCGATGCATGCCGTGGCCGAGTTGGCCCGGGGGTGCGGGGTCGGCGTGGCCAAGCGCCTGGCGGTCAGCGTGCCGTCCCATTGCCCACTGCTGGAGCAACCGGCCCAGGCTCTGGCTGCCGCCTTTGCCGAGGTACCTCTGCAGCTGCCGAAGCTGGGCTACCTCAGTGGCAGCCGGGCGCGCCTCATGCGCTCCGTGGAAGCGTTGCGTGACGACCTGGCCTTCAACATGTGCCGCGTCGTCGACTGGCGCGGCACGGTGCAAAGCGCCTACGAGCGCGGGGTGCGCCTGCAGGTCGAATTGCCTCCCGGCGCGGTACTGACCGGGCTGGCCCGCCGGGTGTTTGCCCAAGGGACGGTGATCGCCTTCGACGGCGCGCGCCTGGACACCCTGCAAGCCCTGTTGAGTGAGGAGGGAAGCCGCGACCGATAG
- the mdcA gene encoding malonate decarboxylase subunit alpha codes for MTTIISPDARWSRRRSEKQRRLEQVRAIADGVVLPTDKIVAALEALILPGDRVVLEGNNQKQADFLSRSLAKADPARLHDLHMIMPSVGRSEHLDLFERGIARKLDFSFAGTQSLRISQLLEDGLLEIGAIHTYIELYARLVVDLIPNVVLSAGFMADRAGNIYTGPSTEDTPALIEPAAFSDGIVIVQVNQLVDDVSELPRVDIPASWVDFVVVADKPFYIEPLFTRDPRHIKPVHVLMAMMAIRGIYEKHNVQSLNHGIGFNTAAIELILPTYGESLGLKGKICRNWTLNPHPTLIPAIESGWVDSVHCFGTELGMENYIAARPDVFFTGRDGSLRSNRMFCQLAGQYAVDLFIGATLQVDGDGHSSTVTRGRLAGFGGAPNMGHDPRGRRHGTPAWLDMRQDQSDAPQAMLERGKKLVVQMVETFQEGGKPTFVETLDAVDVARKSGMPLAPIMIYGDDVTHLLTEEGIAYLYKARSLEERQAMIAAVAGVTAIGLRHNPKDTARMRREGLIALPEDLGIRRTDASRELLAAKSVADLVEWSGGLYNPPAKFRSW; via the coding sequence ATGACAACAATAATTTCCCCCGACGCGCGCTGGTCGCGGCGGCGCAGCGAAAAGCAGCGGCGCCTCGAGCAGGTGCGGGCCATCGCCGATGGCGTGGTGTTGCCGACCGACAAGATCGTCGCGGCCCTGGAAGCGCTGATCCTGCCCGGCGACCGGGTGGTGCTGGAAGGCAACAACCAGAAACAGGCGGACTTTCTCTCCCGCTCCCTGGCCAAGGCCGACCCGGCCAGGCTGCATGACCTGCACATGATCATGCCCAGCGTCGGCCGTTCCGAGCACCTGGACCTGTTCGAGCGCGGCATCGCCCGCAAGCTGGACTTTTCCTTTGCCGGCACCCAGAGCCTGCGCATCAGCCAGTTGCTGGAAGACGGGCTGCTGGAAATCGGCGCCATCCATACCTACATCGAACTCTATGCGCGGCTGGTGGTGGACCTGATCCCCAATGTGGTGCTCTCTGCCGGGTTCATGGCCGACCGCGCCGGCAACATCTACACCGGCCCCAGTACCGAGGACACGCCCGCGCTGATCGAGCCGGCGGCCTTCAGCGACGGCATTGTCATCGTCCAGGTCAACCAGCTGGTGGACGATGTCAGCGAGCTGCCCCGGGTCGACATTCCCGCGTCCTGGGTGGATTTCGTGGTGGTGGCCGACAAGCCGTTCTATATCGAGCCGCTGTTCACCCGTGACCCGCGCCATATCAAGCCGGTGCACGTGCTGATGGCGATGATGGCGATTCGCGGCATCTACGAAAAACACAACGTGCAGTCGCTGAACCATGGCATCGGTTTCAACACCGCGGCCATCGAGCTGATCCTGCCCACCTACGGCGAATCCCTGGGGCTCAAGGGCAAGATCTGCCGCAACTGGACCCTCAATCCTCACCCAACCCTGATTCCGGCCATTGAAAGTGGCTGGGTGGACAGCGTGCATTGCTTCGGCACCGAACTGGGCATGGAAAACTACATCGCCGCGCGTCCGGACGTGTTCTTCACCGGTCGCGACGGTTCCCTGCGTTCCAACCGGATGTTCTGCCAGCTGGCCGGGCAGTACGCGGTGGACCTGTTTATCGGCGCCACCTTGCAGGTGGATGGCGACGGCCATTCCTCCACCGTGACCCGTGGCCGCCTGGCCGGTTTCGGCGGGGCGCCGAACATGGGCCACGACCCCCGCGGGCGCCGCCACGGCACCCCGGCCTGGCTCGATATGCGCCAGGATCAGAGCGATGCACCCCAGGCCATGCTCGAACGCGGCAAGAAGCTGGTGGTGCAGATGGTGGAAACCTTCCAGGAAGGCGGCAAACCGACCTTCGTCGAAACCCTCGACGCGGTGGACGTGGCGCGCAAGAGCGGCATGCCCCTGGCGCCGATCATGATCTACGGCGACGACGTCACCCACCTGCTGACCGAGGAAGGCATCGCCTACCTGTACAAGGCCCGTTCCCTGGAAGAGCGCCAGGCGATGATCGCCGCCGTGGCCGGGGTTACCGCCATCGGCTTGCGCCACAACCCCAAGGACACCGCGCGCATGCGCCGTGAAGGCCTGATTGCCCTGCCGGAAGACCTGGGCATCCGCCGCACCGACGCCAGCCGCGAGCTGCTGGCGGCGAAAAGCGTGGCCGACCTGGTGGAGTGGTCCGGTGGCCTGTACAACCCGCCCGCCAAGTTCAGGAGCTGGTAA